One segment of Syngnathus scovelli strain Florida chromosome 6, RoL_Ssco_1.2, whole genome shotgun sequence DNA contains the following:
- the tmem117 gene encoding transmembrane protein 117 isoform X1, giving the protein MWLPGRARSGVGKVWRGWRRGLWLSRMEPASRLRYYFRHPWSRIVVAYMVIFFNFLIFAEDPVSHSQKEARIAVVGNCFSFLFSKYPGAGWSVLKVVCWMLAIFTGLLAGKFFFHQQLFGRYLRLKAFREDHGSWMTMFFTTILSIFIFSHIYNLFLLMAGSMESHMVTDHMGIKNTSFMKMAAVGTWMGDFGTAWMVTDMMLQDNNYPHWGKGARRFWKQGNNRIVLFWTVLNLLTTLVVSAIATDWLCWDCLNRGFLPSDEVSRAFLASFILVFDLLIVMQDWEFPHFMGNMDIKLPGLPTAQLNFKLPVCKYIFKEEYRIHITGKWFNYGIIFLVLILDLNMWKNQIFYQPYEYGQYVGPGEYIFNVEKAESLRTLNRSTLTYEWRTNNVDPSTNRSYKEHDLWLHSRYIGASMALKCLAFLPSLLTFISFGGFILMLGRFSDSETENRDNSYERMNRKSSCGKQTAVTPEEGQDVNESDGLKRSGTSVPLLTEAEDAAVPPPASDTVEEAHPSAAGDLEASEESNISHEIAFLRWLGIERDAEETGVSQDVAHDPL; this is encoded by the exons ATGTGGCTGCCGGGGCGAGCGAGAAGCGGCGTCGGTAAG GTGTGGCGTGGGTGGCGGCGGGGGTTGTGGCTCAGCAGGATGGAGCCAGCCAGTCGCTTACGATATTACTTCAGGCACCCGTGGTCCCGCATcgtggtggcctacatggtcatCTTCTTCAACTTCCTCATCTTCGCCGAGGACCCCGTGTCGCACAGTCAGAAGGAggcgcgcatcgccgtggtggGCAACTGCTTCTCCTTCCTTTTCAGCAAGTACCCCGGAGCCGGGTGGAGCGTCCTCAAAGTGGTGTGCTGGATGCTGGCCATATTCACTGGCCTCCTGGctggaaagttttttttccaccagcaACTCTTTG GTCGATACCTGCGCCTCAAAGCCTTCCGCGAGGACCATGGCTCCTGGATGACTATGTTCTTCACAACCATCCTCTCCATCTTCATCTTCTCACACATCTACAACCTCTTCCTCCTGATGGCCGGGAGCATGGA GTCTCACATGGTGACGGACCATATGGGCATCAAGAACACTAGCTTTATGAAGATGGCTGCCGTGGGCACCTGGATGGGAGACTTTGGTACGGCGTGGATG GTGACAGATATGATGCTTCAGGATAATAACTACCCACACTGGGGAAAAGGTGCAAGAAGGTTCTGGAAGCAAGGCAACAATAGGATTGTCCTCTTCTG GACCGTGCTTAACTTGCTGACGACATTGGTGGTTTCAGCCATCGCTACCGACTGGCTCTGCTGGGATTGCCTCAACCGAGGCTTCCTGCCCAGCGATGAGGTCTCCAGAGCCTTCCTGGCCTCCTTCATTTTGGTCTTCGACCTCCTCATTGTCATGCAG GACTGGGAGTTCCCTCACTTCATGGGCAACATGGATATCAAATTACCAGGACTACCAACGGCACAGTTGAATTTCAAGCTTCCTGTCTGCAAATATATCTTCAAAGAGGAGTACCGCATTCACATCACAG GTAAGTGGTTCAACTACGGCATCATCTTCCTGGTGCTGATTTTGGACTTGAACATGTGGAAGAACCAGATCTTCTACCAGCCGTACGAATACGGTCAGTACGTGGGGCCCGGCGAGTACATCTTTAACGTGGAGAAAGCCGAAAGCCTCAGGACGTTGAACCGCAGTACGCTGACGTATGAGTGGCGCACCAATAACGTGGACCCGAGCACCAACCGCTCCTATAAAGAGCACGACCTGTGGCTGCACAGTCGCTACATCGGGGCTAGCATGGCGCTCAAGTGCCTGGCCTTCCTCCCCAGCCTGCTAACGTTCATCAGCTTCGGCGGCTTCATCTTGATGCTGGGCCGATTCTCCGACAGCGAGACCGAAAACCGAGACAATAGCTACGAGAGGATGAACCGCAAGTCGTCGTGTGGTAAACAGACGGCCGTCACCCCCGAGGAAGGTCAGGACGTCAACGAATCCGACGGCCTCAAGCGCTCGGGAACGTCCGTACCGCTGCTGACGGAAGCCGAGGACGCCGCGGTGCCGCCCCCCGCCAGCGACACGGTGGAAGAGGCGCATCCCAGCGCTGCCGGTGACCTCGAGGCCTCCGAGGAATCAAACATCTCTCACGAGATCGCCTTCCTCAGGTGGCTCGGCATTGAACGTGACGCCGAGGAAACGGGCGTCTCTCAAGACGTCGCCCACGACCCGCTGTGA
- the irak4 gene encoding interleukin-1 receptor-associated kinase 4 isoform X3, producing MNDSVTRSTYIRKLPYSVLRQVADFLDSLDLWKNVIFSIRKSNGQLRYTQHHVRRFEGLAAQGRSPTVELLRELGMFNATVGELVDILKSHKLLAAASVLLPEEMFSAEPPPSASPAAEPSSTRSTLPTCRIAPTEKTTLAPEADERHTPIKPKKDEPDHTRVTSFTSFSYNELKEMTQNFDERPTSDGGCRLGEGGFGTVFKGFLRDKPVAVKKLNLIEDISPEELQIQFNQEVQTLMILKHDNLVDMVGFSNDGEYPCLVYVYMANGSLLDRLACFEETPPLSWRQRCFIAKGTANGLEYLHSNHHVHRDVKSANILLDDNLVAKISDFGLTRASAKHTATTMITERIVGTCAYMAPEALRGQITPKSDVFSFGVVLLEILSGLSPVDQNHGDAARH from the exons ATGAACGACTCGGTGACTCGCTCGACTTATATTCGTAAACTTCCCTACAGTGTACTTCGTCAAGTGGCCGACTTTTTAGACTCTCTGGACTTGTGGAAGAACGTCATCTTTTCTATCCGGAAGTCGAACGGCCAGTTGAGGTACACTCAGCATCATGTCAG GCGTTTTGAAGGACTTGCTGCTCAGGGGAGGAGCCCCACAGTGGAGCTGCTGCGTGAGTTGGGCATGTTCAACGCCACAGTGGGAGAATTGGTGGACATTCTCAAGAGTCACAAGTTACTGGCGGCCGCCAGTGTGCTGTTACCTG AAGAGATGTTCTCCGCGGAGCCACCACCATCTGCTTCTCCTGCAGCAGAACCCAGCAGCACACGTTCAACCTTGCCGACCTGTAGGATAGCTCCGACAGAGAAGACAACGCTAGCACCAGAAGCTGATGAACGACATACGCCCATCAAGCCGAAGAAGGATGAACCAGACCACACAAGAG TGACAAGTTTTACAAGTTTCTCATACAACGAGCTGAAGGAAATGACCCAGAACTTTGACGAGCGGCCCACGTCCGACGGCGGCTGCCGACTCGGAGAAGGAGGCTTCGGGACGGTTTTTAAAGGTTTCTTGCGGGACAAACCTGTGGCTGTGAAAAAACTCAACCTg ATAGAGGACATCTCGCCCGAAGAGCTGCAAATTCAGTTCAATCAAGAAGTTCAAACGCTGATGAT ATTGAAACATGACAATCTGGTGGACATGGTGGGCTTCTCCAATGACGGAGAATACCCGTGTTTGGTGTATGTCTACATGGCGAACGGATCTCTGCTGGACAGACTGGCTTGCTTT gaAGAAACTCCTCCGTTGTCCTGGCGACAGAGGTGCTTCATAGCTAAGGGCACAGCAAACGGTTTGGAGTATTTGCATAGCAACCATCATGTCCACAGAGATGTGAAAAG TGCAAATATCCTATTAGATGACAATTTGGTGGCCAAAATTTCAGACTTTGGTCTGACGAGAGCTTCGGCCAAGCATACCGCAACGACCATGATAACGGAAAGGATCGTCGGTACCTGCGCTTACATGGCACCCGAGGCACTGAGGGGCCAGATCACGCCCAAATCGGATGTCTTCAGCTTTGGAGTG GTACTATTAGAAATACTGTCCGGACTCTCCCCGGTAGACCAAAACC ATGGAGATGCGGCACGACATTGA
- the irak4 gene encoding interleukin-1 receptor-associated kinase 4 isoform X1: MNDSVTRSTYIRKLPYSVLRQVADFLDSLDLWKNVIFSIRKSNGQLRYTQHHVRRFEGLAAQGRSPTVELLRELGMFNATVGELVDILKSHKLLAAASVLLPEEMFSAEPPPSASPAAEPSSTRSTLPTCRIAPTEKTTLAPEADERHTPIKPKKDEPDHTRVTSFTSFSYNELKEMTQNFDERPTSDGGCRLGEGGFGTVFKGFLRDKPVAVKKLNLIEDISPEELQIQFNQEVQTLMILKHDNLVDMVGFSNDGEYPCLVYVYMANGSLLDRLACFEETPPLSWRQRCFIAKGTANGLEYLHSNHHVHRDVKSANILLDDNLVAKISDFGLTRASAKHTATTMITERIVGTCAYMAPEALRGQITPKSDVFSFGVVLLEILSGLSPVDQNREPQLLMEMRHDIDDEDEELTLEAFVDKRMSDWTMSQVESVYSLAGNCLHERKNRRPLITQVLSELNEVVKIISLESYA, translated from the exons ATGAACGACTCGGTGACTCGCTCGACTTATATTCGTAAACTTCCCTACAGTGTACTTCGTCAAGTGGCCGACTTTTTAGACTCTCTGGACTTGTGGAAGAACGTCATCTTTTCTATCCGGAAGTCGAACGGCCAGTTGAGGTACACTCAGCATCATGTCAG GCGTTTTGAAGGACTTGCTGCTCAGGGGAGGAGCCCCACAGTGGAGCTGCTGCGTGAGTTGGGCATGTTCAACGCCACAGTGGGAGAATTGGTGGACATTCTCAAGAGTCACAAGTTACTGGCGGCCGCCAGTGTGCTGTTACCTG AAGAGATGTTCTCCGCGGAGCCACCACCATCTGCTTCTCCTGCAGCAGAACCCAGCAGCACACGTTCAACCTTGCCGACCTGTAGGATAGCTCCGACAGAGAAGACAACGCTAGCACCAGAAGCTGATGAACGACATACGCCCATCAAGCCGAAGAAGGATGAACCAGACCACACAAGAG TGACAAGTTTTACAAGTTTCTCATACAACGAGCTGAAGGAAATGACCCAGAACTTTGACGAGCGGCCCACGTCCGACGGCGGCTGCCGACTCGGAGAAGGAGGCTTCGGGACGGTTTTTAAAGGTTTCTTGCGGGACAAACCTGTGGCTGTGAAAAAACTCAACCTg ATAGAGGACATCTCGCCCGAAGAGCTGCAAATTCAGTTCAATCAAGAAGTTCAAACGCTGATGAT ATTGAAACATGACAATCTGGTGGACATGGTGGGCTTCTCCAATGACGGAGAATACCCGTGTTTGGTGTATGTCTACATGGCGAACGGATCTCTGCTGGACAGACTGGCTTGCTTT gaAGAAACTCCTCCGTTGTCCTGGCGACAGAGGTGCTTCATAGCTAAGGGCACAGCAAACGGTTTGGAGTATTTGCATAGCAACCATCATGTCCACAGAGATGTGAAAAG TGCAAATATCCTATTAGATGACAATTTGGTGGCCAAAATTTCAGACTTTGGTCTGACGAGAGCTTCGGCCAAGCATACCGCAACGACCATGATAACGGAAAGGATCGTCGGTACCTGCGCTTACATGGCACCCGAGGCACTGAGGGGCCAGATCACGCCCAAATCGGATGTCTTCAGCTTTGGAGTG GTACTATTAGAAATACTGTCCGGACTCTCCCCGGTAGACCAAAACCGTGAGCCGCAGCTTTTG ATGGAGATGCGGCACGACATTGACGACGAAGACGAAGAGCTCACTCTGGAAGCCTTTGTGGACAAGCGCATGAGCGACTGGACTATGAGCCAGGTAGAGAGTGTCTACTCTTTGGCCGGCAACTGTCTGCACGAGAGGAAGAACAGGCGGCCGCTCATCACACAG GTGCTGTCCGAGCTCAATGAAGTGGTCAAAATAATTTCACTGGAGTCTTACGCATAG
- the irak4 gene encoding interleukin-1 receptor-associated kinase 4 isoform X2, giving the protein MNDSVTRSTYIRKLPYSVLRQVADFLDSLDLWKNVIFSIRKSNGQLRYTQHHVRRFEGLAAQGRSPTVELLRELGMFNATVGELVDILKSHKLLAAASVLLPEMFSAEPPPSASPAAEPSSTRSTLPTCRIAPTEKTTLAPEADERHTPIKPKKDEPDHTRVTSFTSFSYNELKEMTQNFDERPTSDGGCRLGEGGFGTVFKGFLRDKPVAVKKLNLIEDISPEELQIQFNQEVQTLMILKHDNLVDMVGFSNDGEYPCLVYVYMANGSLLDRLACFEETPPLSWRQRCFIAKGTANGLEYLHSNHHVHRDVKSANILLDDNLVAKISDFGLTRASAKHTATTMITERIVGTCAYMAPEALRGQITPKSDVFSFGVVLLEILSGLSPVDQNREPQLLMEMRHDIDDEDEELTLEAFVDKRMSDWTMSQVESVYSLAGNCLHERKNRRPLITQVLSELNEVVKIISLESYA; this is encoded by the exons ATGAACGACTCGGTGACTCGCTCGACTTATATTCGTAAACTTCCCTACAGTGTACTTCGTCAAGTGGCCGACTTTTTAGACTCTCTGGACTTGTGGAAGAACGTCATCTTTTCTATCCGGAAGTCGAACGGCCAGTTGAGGTACACTCAGCATCATGTCAG GCGTTTTGAAGGACTTGCTGCTCAGGGGAGGAGCCCCACAGTGGAGCTGCTGCGTGAGTTGGGCATGTTCAACGCCACAGTGGGAGAATTGGTGGACATTCTCAAGAGTCACAAGTTACTGGCGGCCGCCAGTGTGCTGTTACCTG AGATGTTCTCCGCGGAGCCACCACCATCTGCTTCTCCTGCAGCAGAACCCAGCAGCACACGTTCAACCTTGCCGACCTGTAGGATAGCTCCGACAGAGAAGACAACGCTAGCACCAGAAGCTGATGAACGACATACGCCCATCAAGCCGAAGAAGGATGAACCAGACCACACAAGAG TGACAAGTTTTACAAGTTTCTCATACAACGAGCTGAAGGAAATGACCCAGAACTTTGACGAGCGGCCCACGTCCGACGGCGGCTGCCGACTCGGAGAAGGAGGCTTCGGGACGGTTTTTAAAGGTTTCTTGCGGGACAAACCTGTGGCTGTGAAAAAACTCAACCTg ATAGAGGACATCTCGCCCGAAGAGCTGCAAATTCAGTTCAATCAAGAAGTTCAAACGCTGATGAT ATTGAAACATGACAATCTGGTGGACATGGTGGGCTTCTCCAATGACGGAGAATACCCGTGTTTGGTGTATGTCTACATGGCGAACGGATCTCTGCTGGACAGACTGGCTTGCTTT gaAGAAACTCCTCCGTTGTCCTGGCGACAGAGGTGCTTCATAGCTAAGGGCACAGCAAACGGTTTGGAGTATTTGCATAGCAACCATCATGTCCACAGAGATGTGAAAAG TGCAAATATCCTATTAGATGACAATTTGGTGGCCAAAATTTCAGACTTTGGTCTGACGAGAGCTTCGGCCAAGCATACCGCAACGACCATGATAACGGAAAGGATCGTCGGTACCTGCGCTTACATGGCACCCGAGGCACTGAGGGGCCAGATCACGCCCAAATCGGATGTCTTCAGCTTTGGAGTG GTACTATTAGAAATACTGTCCGGACTCTCCCCGGTAGACCAAAACCGTGAGCCGCAGCTTTTG ATGGAGATGCGGCACGACATTGACGACGAAGACGAAGAGCTCACTCTGGAAGCCTTTGTGGACAAGCGCATGAGCGACTGGACTATGAGCCAGGTAGAGAGTGTCTACTCTTTGGCCGGCAACTGTCTGCACGAGAGGAAGAACAGGCGGCCGCTCATCACACAG GTGCTGTCCGAGCTCAATGAAGTGGTCAAAATAATTTCACTGGAGTCTTACGCATAG
- the tmem117 gene encoding transmembrane protein 117 isoform X2: MEPASRLRYYFRHPWSRIVVAYMVIFFNFLIFAEDPVSHSQKEARIAVVGNCFSFLFSKYPGAGWSVLKVVCWMLAIFTGLLAGKFFFHQQLFGRYLRLKAFREDHGSWMTMFFTTILSIFIFSHIYNLFLLMAGSMESHMVTDHMGIKNTSFMKMAAVGTWMGDFGTAWMVTDMMLQDNNYPHWGKGARRFWKQGNNRIVLFWTVLNLLTTLVVSAIATDWLCWDCLNRGFLPSDEVSRAFLASFILVFDLLIVMQDWEFPHFMGNMDIKLPGLPTAQLNFKLPVCKYIFKEEYRIHITGKWFNYGIIFLVLILDLNMWKNQIFYQPYEYGQYVGPGEYIFNVEKAESLRTLNRSTLTYEWRTNNVDPSTNRSYKEHDLWLHSRYIGASMALKCLAFLPSLLTFISFGGFILMLGRFSDSETENRDNSYERMNRKSSCGKQTAVTPEEGQDVNESDGLKRSGTSVPLLTEAEDAAVPPPASDTVEEAHPSAAGDLEASEESNISHEIAFLRWLGIERDAEETGVSQDVAHDPL; this comes from the exons ATGGAGCCAGCCAGTCGCTTACGATATTACTTCAGGCACCCGTGGTCCCGCATcgtggtggcctacatggtcatCTTCTTCAACTTCCTCATCTTCGCCGAGGACCCCGTGTCGCACAGTCAGAAGGAggcgcgcatcgccgtggtggGCAACTGCTTCTCCTTCCTTTTCAGCAAGTACCCCGGAGCCGGGTGGAGCGTCCTCAAAGTGGTGTGCTGGATGCTGGCCATATTCACTGGCCTCCTGGctggaaagttttttttccaccagcaACTCTTTG GTCGATACCTGCGCCTCAAAGCCTTCCGCGAGGACCATGGCTCCTGGATGACTATGTTCTTCACAACCATCCTCTCCATCTTCATCTTCTCACACATCTACAACCTCTTCCTCCTGATGGCCGGGAGCATGGA GTCTCACATGGTGACGGACCATATGGGCATCAAGAACACTAGCTTTATGAAGATGGCTGCCGTGGGCACCTGGATGGGAGACTTTGGTACGGCGTGGATG GTGACAGATATGATGCTTCAGGATAATAACTACCCACACTGGGGAAAAGGTGCAAGAAGGTTCTGGAAGCAAGGCAACAATAGGATTGTCCTCTTCTG GACCGTGCTTAACTTGCTGACGACATTGGTGGTTTCAGCCATCGCTACCGACTGGCTCTGCTGGGATTGCCTCAACCGAGGCTTCCTGCCCAGCGATGAGGTCTCCAGAGCCTTCCTGGCCTCCTTCATTTTGGTCTTCGACCTCCTCATTGTCATGCAG GACTGGGAGTTCCCTCACTTCATGGGCAACATGGATATCAAATTACCAGGACTACCAACGGCACAGTTGAATTTCAAGCTTCCTGTCTGCAAATATATCTTCAAAGAGGAGTACCGCATTCACATCACAG GTAAGTGGTTCAACTACGGCATCATCTTCCTGGTGCTGATTTTGGACTTGAACATGTGGAAGAACCAGATCTTCTACCAGCCGTACGAATACGGTCAGTACGTGGGGCCCGGCGAGTACATCTTTAACGTGGAGAAAGCCGAAAGCCTCAGGACGTTGAACCGCAGTACGCTGACGTATGAGTGGCGCACCAATAACGTGGACCCGAGCACCAACCGCTCCTATAAAGAGCACGACCTGTGGCTGCACAGTCGCTACATCGGGGCTAGCATGGCGCTCAAGTGCCTGGCCTTCCTCCCCAGCCTGCTAACGTTCATCAGCTTCGGCGGCTTCATCTTGATGCTGGGCCGATTCTCCGACAGCGAGACCGAAAACCGAGACAATAGCTACGAGAGGATGAACCGCAAGTCGTCGTGTGGTAAACAGACGGCCGTCACCCCCGAGGAAGGTCAGGACGTCAACGAATCCGACGGCCTCAAGCGCTCGGGAACGTCCGTACCGCTGCTGACGGAAGCCGAGGACGCCGCGGTGCCGCCCCCCGCCAGCGACACGGTGGAAGAGGCGCATCCCAGCGCTGCCGGTGACCTCGAGGCCTCCGAGGAATCAAACATCTCTCACGAGATCGCCTTCCTCAGGTGGCTCGGCATTGAACGTGACGCCGAGGAAACGGGCGTCTCTCAAGACGTCGCCCACGACCCGCTGTGA
- the LOC125970833 gene encoding twinfilin-1 — MSHQTGIQAGNDVKQIFASAKSGEQYRVLKIVIEDEQLTLADAKEASKKWDQEYDALVLPLLEDSVPCYILYRLDSSNNQGYEWIFLAWSPERSTVRNKMLFAATRATLKKEFGGGHIKDELFGTTKDDINLNGYRKYLTSQAAPLPLTAAEEELRQIRLHEVQTDISVDSKHQTLQGVAFPMDRAAVSALERFRDKEINYVQLEVDAEKELICLCSTEPTDLRSLPSRIPKDAARYHFFLYKHSHEGDCLESTVFIYSMPGYKCSIRERMLYSSCRNPLVDMVENKLKIEIEKKLEIDNGDELTGEFMYDEVHPKQHAHKQAFAKPKGPQGKRGGRRITRPPGDGQEDD; from the exons ATGTCACACCAGACGGGCATTCAAG CTGGCAATGATGTGAAGCAAATATTTGCCAGCGCCAAGAGCGGAGAGCAGTATCGAGTGTTGAAGATCGTAATTGAGGATG AGCAGCTGACGTTGGCTGATGCCAAGGAGGCGTCCAAGAAGTGGGACCAGGAGTACGATGCGCTAGTGCTCCCCCTGCTGGAGGACAGCGTCCCCTGTTACATTCTTTACCGACTGGACTCCAGCAACAACCAGGGTTACGAGTGGATCTTCCTCGCCTGGAGTCCGGAGCGCTCTACT gtgAGAAACAAAATGCTTTTTGCTGCTACCCGAGCCACCCTGAAGAAAGAATTTGGTGGCGGCCACATCAAGGATGAGCTTTTTGGCACAACAAAA GACGACATAAACCTCAATGGCTACAGGAAATATTTGACCTCCCAGGCGGCTCCGCTGCCCCTCACCGCTGCCGAGGAAGAGCTGAGACAGATTAGGCTACACGAG GTTCAGACGGACATTAGCGTGGACAGTAAGCACCAGACTCTCCAAGGCGTGGCCTTCCCCATGGACCGAGCTGCCGTCTCGGCACTGGAGCGTTTCAGAGACAAGGAAATCAACTACGTGCAACTG GAAGTCGACGCCGAAAAGGAGCTGATCTGCTTGTGCAGCACCGAGCCAACAGACCTGAGGAGCCTGCCGTCGAGGATCCCCAAAGATGCGGCGCGCTACCACTTCTTCCTCTACAAGCATTCCCACGAGGGCGACTGCTTGGAGTCCACGG TCTTTATTTATTCAATGCCGGGGTACAAGTGTAGCATCAGAGAGAGGATGCTCTACTCCAGCTGCCGAAATCCTCTGGTTGACATGGTGGAAAACAAACTGAAGATTGAGATTGAGAAAAAG TTGGAAATCGACAACGGCGACGAGCTGACGGGTGAGTTCATGTACGACGAGGTGCATCCCAAGCAGCACGCGCACAAGCAGGCCTTCGCCAAACCCAAAGGTCCTCAGGGGAAACGGGGCGGCCGCCGCATCACCCGACCCCCCGGCGACGGCCAAGAGGACGATTAA